A stretch of the Bordetella genomosp. 8 genome encodes the following:
- a CDS encoding formimidoylglutamate deiminase, with protein MNHPSTLWAADALLPEGWARGVTLSWDGQGRLTRVSSGTAPEPGQGQAAGPLVPGMPNLHSHAFQRGFCGLTEYRAQAADSFWSWRELMYRCAGRIDPEQAEAIATWLYVEMLEAGYTSVCEFHYLHHDADGRPYAQGPEMALAILRAAERAGIGMTLLPVLYQSSGFGGAAANEGQRRFLHDTDGMLRLLYALKPVCDAQGGRLGLAPHSLRAVPPASLAEALAGLDALDPTAPIHIHIAEQVKEVEDCIAWSGLPPVRWLLEHAPVGPRWCLVHATHMTSDETLDAARSGAVAGLCPTTEANLGDGLFDMANWRAGDGRWGVGSDSHSTVNAAEELQWLEYGLRLTTRQRNVMADAAQPHVATAMTLAAVAGGAQAAGRAVAGFAVGQQADFLELDPGHVALAGLPAQDMLSAHVFGSHRTSAIGKVWVAGRLRVQEGRHALRDSAAAAFVEVRRALVTDR; from the coding sequence ATGAATCACCCAAGTACCCTGTGGGCCGCCGACGCACTCTTGCCGGAAGGATGGGCGCGTGGCGTCACCCTGTCCTGGGATGGGCAGGGACGACTCACGCGGGTCAGCAGCGGCACCGCCCCCGAACCGGGACAAGGCCAGGCTGCCGGCCCGCTCGTTCCCGGCATGCCCAATCTGCATTCGCACGCGTTCCAGCGCGGCTTCTGCGGCCTGACCGAATATCGCGCCCAGGCCGCCGACAGTTTCTGGAGCTGGCGCGAACTGATGTACCGCTGCGCGGGCCGCATCGATCCGGAGCAGGCCGAGGCCATCGCCACCTGGCTGTATGTGGAGATGCTGGAAGCGGGCTACACCAGCGTGTGCGAATTCCATTACCTGCATCACGACGCCGACGGCCGGCCCTATGCGCAGGGACCGGAAATGGCGCTGGCCATCCTGCGCGCCGCGGAGCGCGCGGGTATCGGCATGACGCTGTTGCCCGTGCTCTATCAATCGAGCGGCTTCGGCGGCGCGGCGGCGAACGAAGGCCAGCGACGCTTCCTGCACGATACGGACGGCATGCTGCGACTGCTCTACGCGCTGAAACCGGTTTGCGATGCCCAGGGCGGACGGCTGGGCCTGGCGCCGCACTCCTTGCGCGCGGTACCCCCGGCCTCCCTGGCCGAGGCGCTGGCCGGGCTGGACGCGCTGGATCCCACCGCCCCCATCCACATCCACATCGCCGAACAGGTGAAGGAAGTGGAAGACTGCATCGCGTGGAGCGGCCTGCCGCCCGTGCGCTGGCTGCTCGAGCATGCCCCGGTGGGACCGCGCTGGTGCCTGGTCCACGCCACGCATATGACGTCCGACGAAACGCTGGACGCCGCGCGCAGCGGCGCCGTCGCCGGACTTTGCCCCACAACCGAGGCCAATCTGGGCGACGGACTGTTCGACATGGCGAACTGGCGCGCGGGCGACGGACGCTGGGGCGTGGGGTCGGACAGCCATTCCACTGTGAACGCCGCCGAGGAATTGCAGTGGCTGGAATACGGGCTGCGCCTGACCACGCGGCAACGGAACGTCATGGCCGATGCCGCGCAGCCGCACGTCGCCACCGCGATGACGCTGGCCGCGGTGGCGGGCGGCGCGCAGGCCGCCGGCCGCGCCGTCGCGGGTTTCGCCGTGGGCCAGCAAGCCGATTTCCTGGAGCTCGATCCGGGCCACGTCGCCCTGGCGGGCCTGCCCGCGCAGGACATGTTGTCCGCGCACGTCTTCGGCAGCCATCGCACGTCCGCGATAGGCAAGGTCTGGGTCGCGGGCAGGCTGCGCGTACAGGAAGGCCGGCACGCATTGCGCGACAGCGCCGCGGCCGCGTTCGTCGAGGTGCGGCGCGCGCTGGTCACGGATCGCTGA
- a CDS encoding HutD/Ves family protein, which produces MHSPIVSNADIDPVPFRLADVPAQPWKNGGGLTREIVCWPPGAGMEDFLWRISVARIDAGGPFSSFAGVDRIITLLSGAGVVLRGGFKAGEHDLTTPLAPFAFPGDVAVDCTLQGGASEDFNVMSRRGTVQADVQVIGSHAIVPSAASGLLLAVGSCWEVERDDGSQHVLEPDEGLWWARQPYAWRVRCTRKQAPVDTGLIVVSIDMPAPRDATVQQEAT; this is translated from the coding sequence GTGCATAGTCCCATCGTATCGAACGCGGACATCGATCCGGTACCGTTTCGCCTGGCCGATGTGCCGGCGCAGCCGTGGAAGAACGGCGGCGGCCTGACCAGGGAGATCGTCTGCTGGCCTCCCGGCGCGGGCATGGAAGACTTCCTGTGGCGCATCAGTGTGGCGCGCATCGACGCGGGCGGGCCGTTCTCCAGCTTCGCCGGCGTGGATCGCATCATTACCCTGCTGAGCGGCGCGGGCGTGGTGTTGCGCGGCGGCTTCAAGGCCGGCGAACATGACTTGACCACGCCGCTGGCGCCCTTCGCGTTTCCCGGTGACGTCGCTGTCGACTGCACGCTGCAGGGCGGCGCTTCGGAAGATTTCAACGTGATGAGCCGGCGCGGAACGGTGCAGGCCGACGTGCAGGTCATCGGCAGCCACGCCATCGTGCCCAGCGCGGCATCCGGCCTGCTGCTGGCCGTGGGCAGTTGCTGGGAAGTGGAGCGTGACGACGGCAGCCAGCACGTACTGGAACCCGACGAAGGCCTCTGGTGGGCACGCCAACCGTACGCATGGCGCGTGCGCTGCACCAGGAAGCAAGCCCCCGTCGATACGGGACTGATCGTGGTGTCGATCGACATGCCCGCGCCGCGGGACGCCACAGTACAACAGGAAGCGACATGA
- a CDS encoding amino acid ABC transporter ATP-binding protein, translating to MSANTQQPMVRIRQLTKAYGDNVVLRGIDLDVLPSQVVVVIGPSGSGKSTLLRCCNGLELAQGGDIEVCGQPLLASGRMLPDGRLNKLREEVGMVFQSFNLFAHLNVLHNITLGPRKLRGIGRKQAEEEARTLLEKVGLAHKADAMPASLSGGQKQRVAIARALAMRPRVMLFDEPTSALDPELVGEVLKVMKMLAAEGMTMMVVTHEMAFAQEVADTVVVMDGGGIIEAGPPSRIFTAPTQPRTREFLQAVLKRA from the coding sequence ATGAGCGCGAACACGCAACAACCCATGGTGCGCATACGCCAGCTCACCAAGGCCTATGGCGACAATGTCGTGCTGCGCGGCATCGACCTGGACGTCCTGCCTTCGCAGGTGGTCGTGGTGATCGGGCCCAGCGGATCCGGCAAGAGCACGCTGCTGCGTTGCTGCAACGGGCTGGAGCTGGCGCAAGGCGGCGACATCGAGGTCTGCGGCCAGCCGCTGCTTGCCTCAGGCCGCATGCTGCCCGATGGCCGGCTGAACAAGCTGCGCGAAGAAGTCGGCATGGTGTTCCAGTCCTTCAACCTCTTCGCGCACCTGAACGTACTGCACAACATCACGCTGGGTCCGCGCAAGCTGCGCGGCATCGGCCGCAAACAGGCCGAGGAAGAAGCGCGCACGCTGCTCGAGAAAGTCGGCCTGGCGCACAAGGCCGACGCCATGCCCGCCAGCCTGTCGGGCGGGCAGAAGCAGCGCGTGGCCATCGCCCGCGCCCTGGCCATGCGGCCGCGCGTCATGCTGTTCGACGAGCCGACGTCGGCGCTGGACCCCGAGCTGGTGGGCGAAGTGCTGAAAGTCATGAAGATGCTGGCGGCCGAAGGCATGACCATGATGGTCGTCACCCATGAAATGGCCTTCGCGCAGGAAGTGGCCGACACCGTGGTGGTGATGGACGGCGGCGGCATCATCGAAGCCGGGCCGCCGTCGCGGATCTTCACCGCGCCGACCCAGCCCCGCACACGCGAATTCCTGCAGGCGGTACTCAAACGTGCATAG
- a CDS encoding amino acid ABC transporter permease, translating into MDLDFSPVWANWPDLVRGAAVTVEIVSVSLLCGCVIGLLVGIGRLDPRRRVVYGLCSTYVAAIRGTPLLVQLFILFFGLPQFGIMLPAFVCGTIGLSVYSGAYVSEIVRGAIQSIDRGQVEAARSLGMPGRMAMTSVVLPQAFVRMIPPLGNEFIALIKNSALVSLLTIHDVMHEGQKIISVSYRSLEVYLAIAVIYFILTGVTTFLLRRIELRLRAGGMVQ; encoded by the coding sequence ATGGATCTGGATTTCTCTCCGGTCTGGGCCAACTGGCCCGACCTGGTGCGAGGCGCGGCGGTCACGGTGGAAATCGTCTCCGTGTCGCTGCTGTGCGGTTGCGTGATCGGGCTGCTGGTCGGCATCGGCCGGCTCGATCCGCGCCGCCGCGTCGTCTACGGCCTGTGCTCCACCTACGTGGCCGCCATACGCGGAACGCCGCTGCTGGTGCAGCTGTTCATCCTGTTCTTCGGGCTGCCGCAGTTCGGCATCATGCTGCCGGCCTTCGTCTGCGGCACCATCGGGCTGTCCGTCTACAGCGGTGCCTACGTATCGGAAATCGTGCGGGGAGCCATCCAGTCCATCGACCGCGGACAGGTGGAAGCGGCGCGGTCGCTGGGCATGCCGGGACGCATGGCCATGACCAGCGTCGTGCTGCCGCAGGCATTCGTGCGCATGATTCCGCCCCTGGGCAACGAATTCATCGCGCTGATCAAGAATTCGGCGCTGGTGTCCCTGCTGACCATCCATGACGTGATGCACGAAGGACAGAAGATCATCTCGGTGTCCTATCGTTCACTGGAAGTCTATCTGGCCATCGCGGTGATTTACTTCATATTGACCGGCGTGACGACGTTCCTGCTGCGGCGTATCGAGCTGCGCCTGCGTGCGGGAGGAATGGTGCAATGA
- a CDS encoding glutamine ABC transporter substrate-binding protein, with amino-acid sequence MKALRRRVLQAALALSPLLWSATPAHADDVIRVVTDATFPPMEYVDNGKLTGFDIELTEALAKAMGKKVEWTQIDFKGLIPGLVAKRYDMAVSAIYITDERRKVVDFGDSYYAGGLVAMVKADNNTIKTPKDLEGKQVTVQVGTKSVGYLKDNYPGVKLVEVEKNDQMFNLVAIGRADAAVTGLPAAYQYVRTRGGLKVLPEQLTTEAYGMAVRKDQPELTASLNKALAKLKADGTYDAIVKKWFSN; translated from the coding sequence ATGAAAGCCCTACGTCGCCGCGTCCTGCAAGCCGCGCTCGCCTTGAGTCCCCTCCTGTGGTCCGCCACCCCCGCCCATGCCGACGACGTGATCCGCGTGGTCACGGATGCCACCTTCCCGCCCATGGAGTATGTCGACAACGGCAAGTTGACCGGCTTCGATATCGAACTGACGGAAGCCCTGGCCAAGGCCATGGGCAAGAAGGTCGAATGGACCCAGATCGACTTCAAGGGGCTGATCCCCGGGCTGGTGGCCAAGCGCTACGACATGGCCGTATCGGCGATCTACATCACCGACGAACGGCGCAAGGTCGTCGACTTCGGCGATTCCTACTACGCGGGCGGCCTGGTTGCGATGGTGAAGGCCGACAACAACACCATCAAGACGCCCAAGGACCTGGAAGGCAAGCAGGTCACCGTGCAGGTCGGCACCAAGTCGGTCGGCTACCTGAAGGACAACTATCCCGGAGTGAAGCTGGTTGAAGTGGAAAAGAACGACCAGATGTTCAACCTGGTCGCCATCGGCCGCGCCGATGCCGCGGTAACCGGCCTGCCCGCCGCCTACCAGTACGTACGCACCCGCGGCGGCCTGAAGGTGCTGCCCGAGCAACTGACGACCGAAGCGTATGGCATGGCCGTGCGCAAGGACCAGCCGGAACTGACCGCCAGTCTGAACAAGGCGCTGGCCAAACTGAAGGCCGATGGCACCTACGACGCCATCGTCAAGAAGTGGTTCAGCAACTGA
- a CDS encoding IclR family transcriptional regulator, whose product MHASTNIPASQDRVLLVLATLAQWNGPVTAQQLADATGLPRSSLYRQLARLKHWGFVQEEDGSYAPGPMGLQLAQGFDASSNLVHMARMDMQRLVHQSNESVGLIVAVNDRAICLDMLESPQALRCSFEKGRSVALRKGATAKCLLAHLPAARRDALLDAWQGEPPDPQLPDRETLAAIRKAGYACSQNEIDEGVWGASAPLFGPAQRLAGCLTLMAPTSRGLARADELTQMVVIAAARVSRLLNLT is encoded by the coding sequence ATGCATGCCTCCACGAACATTCCCGCTTCGCAGGACCGCGTCCTGTTGGTGCTGGCCACCCTGGCGCAGTGGAATGGTCCCGTGACGGCGCAGCAATTGGCCGATGCCACCGGTTTGCCGCGCAGCTCGCTGTACCGCCAACTGGCCCGGTTGAAGCACTGGGGTTTCGTGCAGGAAGAAGATGGCAGCTACGCGCCAGGTCCCATGGGCCTGCAACTGGCGCAAGGATTCGACGCCAGTTCCAACCTGGTCCACATGGCGCGCATGGACATGCAGCGGCTGGTCCACCAGTCCAATGAAAGCGTGGGCCTGATCGTGGCGGTGAACGACCGCGCCATCTGCCTGGACATGCTGGAAAGCCCGCAGGCGCTGCGCTGTTCCTTTGAGAAAGGCCGCAGCGTCGCCCTGCGCAAAGGCGCCACGGCGAAATGCCTGCTGGCACACCTGCCTGCCGCGCGCCGCGACGCCTTGCTCGATGCATGGCAAGGCGAGCCACCCGACCCGCAGTTGCCCGATCGCGAAACGCTCGCCGCCATCCGCAAGGCCGGATACGCATGCAGCCAGAACGAAATCGACGAAGGCGTGTGGGGTGCCAGCGCACCGCTTTTCGGGCCCGCCCAGCGCCTGGCCGGCTGCCTGACCCTGATGGCGCCGACATCGAGGGGCCTGGCGCGCGCCGACGAACTGACCCAGATGGTGGTAATAGCCGCCGCACGTGTTTCCCGCCTGCTCAACCTGACCTGA
- a CDS encoding hydantoinase/oxoprolinase family protein yields the protein MAGWAIGIDIGGTFTDIVALDYGAAALHSLKVLTTHGDPAEGVADGVSRIIATCGIAPAAVTRIVHATTLFTNALIERRGCKTGLLVTSGFKDVIEIGHERKYDLYDLRIEAAPALVERRLRAEIGARLDARGVEVAPVDPDEVVQAVRHLVDEGVESLAVCLLHAYANDAHERQVRAILRAAYPDLAITLSSEVAPVVREFERMSTTSANAYIKPLASRYLDRLQRRLRDLGLHADILMMLSNGGLSHLGEAKRIPIELLESGPAAGAISAACYSALDRQADLLAFDMGGTTAKLCLVEDGQPSISFGFEAARQKRFAEGSGLPIRITTIDLIEIGAGGGSIASQDALGLLKVGPHSAGSEPGPVCYGRGGGQPTVTDANLLLGYLNPAYFAGGTMSIDAELSGRAIDALGKELGHRAIDVAWGIHDIVAENMAGAARVHVAERGRDPRDFVLLCTGGGGPLHSYYVAQKIGVRTIICPPAAGVASAYGLLVAPARADRSRTVNVRPASDSLDDLERAYAQLEHNATESLRPLDSAFGPVSVHRSADGRFAGQGFSLTVDLPAGPYAGTGAADSDTVRLRLVEAFESGYREKFGRTPPDVPIELLNLRVSATAPPRQQLAHADMETGADIQPVSRRDVYFRESGGFVETPVYKRDTLHPGFDRSGPMLIEDDGSTLVVGPRGHVRQLPSGNLIVTIQEQQA from the coding sequence GTGGCAGGTTGGGCGATCGGAATAGATATCGGGGGCACGTTCACCGATATCGTGGCGCTGGATTACGGGGCCGCGGCCTTGCACAGCCTGAAAGTGCTGACGACGCACGGTGATCCCGCCGAGGGCGTCGCCGATGGCGTCAGCCGCATCATTGCCACGTGCGGCATCGCGCCCGCCGCCGTGACGCGTATCGTTCATGCCACGACGCTGTTCACCAACGCCTTGATCGAGCGCCGCGGTTGCAAGACCGGGCTGCTGGTCACCAGCGGATTCAAGGACGTGATCGAAATCGGCCATGAGCGCAAGTACGACCTCTACGACCTGCGGATAGAGGCCGCGCCGGCGCTGGTCGAACGCCGTCTGCGGGCCGAGATAGGTGCCCGCCTGGACGCGCGCGGCGTCGAAGTCGCGCCGGTGGACCCGGACGAGGTGGTGCAGGCCGTGCGCCACTTGGTGGACGAGGGCGTGGAGTCCCTCGCGGTCTGCCTGCTGCACGCCTATGCCAACGACGCCCACGAGCGGCAGGTCAGGGCCATCCTGCGCGCCGCTTACCCGGATCTGGCCATTACGCTGTCCAGCGAGGTGGCGCCGGTGGTACGCGAGTTCGAACGCATGTCGACGACCTCGGCGAATGCGTATATCAAGCCGTTGGCGAGCCGCTACCTGGACAGGCTGCAGCGCCGCCTGCGGGACCTCGGCCTGCACGCGGACATCCTGATGATGCTCTCCAATGGCGGGCTGTCCCATCTGGGGGAGGCCAAACGGATACCTATCGAACTCCTGGAGTCCGGCCCCGCGGCCGGCGCGATTTCCGCGGCCTGCTATAGCGCACTCGATCGCCAGGCCGATCTGCTGGCCTTCGATATGGGCGGAACGACGGCCAAGCTTTGCCTGGTGGAAGACGGCCAGCCTTCGATTTCCTTCGGCTTCGAGGCCGCGCGGCAAAAGCGCTTCGCCGAAGGCAGCGGCCTGCCCATACGCATCACCACCATAGACCTGATCGAGATCGGAGCCGGCGGCGGCAGCATCGCCAGCCAGGACGCGCTGGGCTTGTTGAAGGTCGGACCGCACAGCGCGGGATCCGAGCCGGGACCGGTTTGCTATGGACGCGGCGGTGGCCAGCCCACGGTCACCGATGCCAATCTGCTGCTGGGGTATCTGAATCCCGCGTATTTCGCTGGGGGCACGATGTCCATCGACGCGGAACTGTCCGGCCGCGCGATCGATGCACTGGGCAAGGAACTCGGACACCGGGCCATCGACGTCGCGTGGGGCATACACGACATCGTTGCCGAGAACATGGCCGGCGCGGCACGTGTACACGTCGCGGAACGCGGTCGCGATCCGCGCGATTTCGTGCTGCTCTGCACGGGCGGAGGCGGGCCGCTGCACTCCTACTACGTCGCGCAGAAGATAGGCGTCCGTACGATCATCTGCCCGCCAGCGGCAGGCGTTGCCTCGGCCTACGGCCTGCTGGTCGCGCCCGCCCGCGCCGACCGGTCCCGCACGGTCAACGTGCGGCCCGCATCGGACAGCCTGGACGATCTGGAACGCGCCTATGCGCAGCTGGAGCACAACGCGACCGAGTCCTTGCGCCCCTTGGATTCGGCCTTCGGGCCGGTGTCCGTGCATCGCAGCGCCGATGGCCGTTTTGCCGGACAGGGCTTCAGCTTGACGGTGGATCTTCCCGCCGGGCCGTACGCGGGCACCGGGGCCGCTGACAGCGATACGGTACGCCTGCGGCTGGTGGAGGCATTCGAATCCGGTTATCGCGAAAAATTCGGGCGCACGCCGCCGGACGTGCCGATCGAATTGCTCAATCTGCGGGTCAGCGCCACGGCGCCGCCGCGCCAACAGTTGGCGCATGCCGATATGGAAACCGGAGCGGATATCCAGCCGGTCAGCCGACGCGATGTCTACTTCCGCGAATCGGGCGGTTTCGTCGAGACCCCCGTCTATAAGCGGGACACCCTGCATCCCGGCTTCGATCGAAGCGGCCCCATGCTGATCGAGGACGATGGGTCTACCTTGGTCGTGGGCCCACGTGGCCATGTCCGCCAGCTTCCCAGCGGCAATTTGATCGTCACGATACAGGAGCAGCAGGCATGA
- a CDS encoding hydantoinase B/oxoprolinase family protein: MGHASAGRASAGHAESADPIFLEVFWTRIRSVVNEAAKLIVRTSFSTLSTEANDFAVVLTDSAGRALAENSGSIPSFIGTLPRTVQATIERFGTREMRDGDVYITNNPWIGTGHLNDVSLVKPVFHGGALVGFAATAAHVPDIGGKIRSVDARELFEEGFHIPLMRLLRDGQADETLLSLIRTNVRTPQQTVGDIWSQVGAVELIGGRLGAILDEYRLAGIDELAQALFRRSEIAMRRAIRALPNGEYHYSMETDGFENRFQYQVKVRVGDEDIECDFTGTSAQQPRGINCVLAYTSAMTVYAIKSLLLPELSNNDGLFRPIKITAPEGSILNPRMPAPVGGRACTGHYVPTVIFGALYGILPHKVMAGVGSPLWIANLSGTREDGRPFATVLFYNGGMGGTEGKDGASVMSWPSNISATPIEVAEREAPLFFKYKRLRPDSGGQGAWRGGLGQEICFVSRHHAPLSVVFLTERLRVAAPGLGGGGDGALGQVMINGEVINSRRPHVLHPGDEVILRTPGGGGYGDAARRDAAARTRDIAQGYISAS, from the coding sequence ATGGGCCACGCCTCAGCCGGCCGCGCCTCAGCCGGCCACGCCGAATCAGCGGATCCTATTTTTCTGGAGGTTTTCTGGACACGGATCCGGTCGGTGGTGAACGAGGCCGCCAAGCTCATCGTGCGCACCTCCTTTTCCACGCTATCCACCGAGGCCAACGATTTTGCCGTCGTGCTGACCGATTCCGCCGGGCGCGCCCTGGCGGAGAACAGCGGCAGCATTCCGTCTTTCATAGGCACCCTGCCACGCACCGTGCAGGCGACGATCGAACGCTTCGGCACGCGGGAGATGCGCGATGGCGATGTGTACATCACCAATAACCCGTGGATAGGAACCGGCCATTTGAACGACGTGAGCCTGGTCAAGCCCGTCTTTCATGGCGGCGCGCTGGTCGGCTTCGCGGCCACCGCGGCGCACGTGCCGGACATCGGCGGCAAGATCCGCTCCGTCGATGCGCGCGAACTGTTCGAGGAGGGGTTTCACATTCCATTGATGCGGCTGTTGCGAGATGGCCAGGCCGACGAGACGCTGCTGTCCCTGATCCGTACCAATGTGCGTACGCCGCAGCAGACAGTGGGGGATATCTGGTCGCAAGTAGGCGCGGTGGAGCTGATCGGCGGGCGCCTGGGCGCAATCCTGGACGAATACCGCCTGGCCGGTATCGACGAACTGGCGCAGGCATTGTTCCGGCGCAGTGAAATCGCCATGCGCCGCGCCATACGGGCCCTGCCGAACGGCGAGTACCACTACTCGATGGAGACGGATGGCTTCGAGAACCGCTTCCAGTATCAGGTCAAGGTCCGCGTGGGCGATGAAGACATCGAATGCGACTTCACCGGTACGTCGGCGCAGCAGCCGCGCGGCATCAATTGCGTTCTGGCATACACGAGCGCGATGACGGTGTACGCAATCAAGAGCCTGCTGCTGCCGGAGCTGTCCAATAATGACGGCCTGTTCCGGCCGATCAAGATCACGGCGCCGGAAGGCAGCATCCTGAATCCGCGCATGCCCGCGCCGGTAGGCGGCCGTGCGTGCACGGGACACTATGTGCCGACGGTCATCTTCGGTGCCCTGTACGGAATCCTGCCGCACAAGGTCATGGCCGGCGTAGGTTCGCCGCTGTGGATCGCCAACCTGAGCGGTACGCGCGAAGACGGAAGGCCTTTTGCGACGGTGCTCTTCTATAACGGCGGCATGGGCGGCACCGAGGGCAAGGACGGCGCATCCGTCATGTCCTGGCCCAGCAATATCTCGGCCACGCCCATTGAAGTCGCGGAGCGCGAGGCACCCCTGTTTTTCAAGTACAAGCGGCTGCGGCCCGACTCGGGTGGTCAGGGCGCATGGCGTGGCGGCCTGGGGCAGGAGATCTGCTTCGTCAGCCGGCATCACGCGCCACTGTCCGTCGTCTTCCTGACCGAACGCCTGCGTGTCGCCGCGCCTGGCCTCGGGGGCGGTGGCGACGGCGCGTTGGGCCAGGTCATGATCAACGGCGAAGTCATCAACAGCCGGCGGCCGCATGTGCTGCACCCCGGCGATGAGGTGATATTGCGCACGCCCGGCGGCGGCGGCTACGGCGACGCCGCGCGGCGGGATGCGGCGGCAAGGACAAGGGATATCGCGCAGGGCTATATCTCGGCAAGCTGA
- a CDS encoding Bug family tripartite tricarboxylate transporter substrate binding protein: MKTALKWRMGAMSLMAALMSPATWAAPAYPVKPIRLIVPYPAGGSTDVLARMLGQKVGETLGQTVIVENRPGASGNIGASFVAKSEPDGYTLFLGTSTALSVNQSLYKSLPYDPQKDFAPIVLATMLPSLVVTNDKVPVKTVQELTEWLKGPGRGASYASSGAGTPAHLGGELYKWLTGTHATHVPYKGGAPALTDLVGGQTAYMFAILPESMPLVKTGQLRALAVTTAKRLPAYPDIPTVAESGVPGYELIGWYGFLAPARTPPAIIDTLNKAFNKALDEPDTRKKLQDLGFEVAGGPPQALSDLMRSETSKWKQVIDKADIKLE, translated from the coding sequence ATGAAGACAGCGTTGAAATGGCGCATGGGCGCCATGTCCTTAATGGCGGCATTGATGTCGCCGGCCACCTGGGCCGCGCCTGCCTATCCGGTCAAGCCGATCCGTTTGATCGTTCCTTATCCGGCGGGCGGATCGACCGACGTCCTGGCGCGCATGCTCGGCCAGAAGGTCGGCGAAACGCTGGGCCAGACCGTGATCGTGGAGAACCGTCCGGGCGCGAGCGGCAATATCGGCGCGTCCTTCGTGGCGAAGTCCGAGCCCGATGGCTATACCCTGTTTCTAGGCACATCCACGGCGCTGTCCGTCAATCAAAGCCTGTACAAATCGCTGCCCTACGATCCACAGAAGGACTTCGCGCCCATCGTCCTGGCGACCATGCTGCCCAGCCTGGTGGTGACGAACGACAAGGTCCCTGTCAAGACGGTGCAGGAGCTGACCGAGTGGCTCAAAGGGCCTGGCCGCGGCGCCAGCTATGCCTCGTCCGGCGCCGGAACGCCAGCCCATCTCGGCGGCGAACTCTACAAATGGCTGACCGGCACGCATGCGACGCACGTGCCCTACAAGGGCGGGGCGCCCGCGTTGACGGACCTGGTGGGTGGCCAGACCGCCTACATGTTCGCCATCCTGCCGGAATCCATGCCGCTGGTAAAAACCGGCCAGTTGCGTGCACTGGCGGTGACGACCGCCAAACGCTTGCCGGCCTATCCGGATATCCCGACCGTGGCCGAATCGGGCGTGCCGGGTTATGAGCTGATCGGCTGGTACGGTTTCCTGGCGCCCGCGCGCACGCCTCCCGCGATCATCGACACGCTGAACAAAGCCTTCAACAAGGCTTTGGATGAGCCCGACACGCGCAAGAAGTTGCAGGACCTGGGCTTCGAGGTGGCGGGCGGCCCGCCTCAGGCCTTGAGCGACCTGATGCGTAGCGAAACCTCGAAATGGAAGCAGGTGATCGACAAGGCCGACATCAAGCTGGAGTAG